The segment GGCAAGCATTAAACATGAACCTTTTGCaaaccaaattaaaaaatgagCAAGGTCTTAATCATTGTGTCTAAACCAGTAAAATAAGTATACAGTAATTTTAAGCCAAGCACTAATTTTCTTCAtagatataacaaaaaaaattacgtaagtataaaattcaagtttatatggaaaaaaaaacctgcaaattttttttggcaataaCGGTTTAACTGCAAGCATCATTTTCTAATGTTGCAAAGTGTTTAGAGAATTAAAAGATGATCGCATATAAATGAACAAAACTAAAATATTGCATTGTTTACAGTTTCCGCATCACCGGCGCTGACCACTCGCCACTCGCTTACCGTTAATCATCGTTAGAACGGATGCATTAATTATCCTAATGTTAATATAACCTCCTCTGCATATATTGAAACACTTCCCATtcataagtttaaaaaatttgcaatGCAATACCTTAAACTTAATCAGCTGATTGGGTttgttgtatttgtatacaaataTTCTACGGGTTCCTCTCTGGTTGCGTTAAAATCTGAAGAGACCTGACATAGAGTCAAGCTGGGTTTATATACTACTCGGCCAACCAATGAAAATCGAGTTCTGGTTCTATATATAGATTCTCATCGGAAAACCTCGGTTTGCTTTAATAAATAGATTTCGTTTTACATTGATCAGTGGCGGATCTTCTATTTTATGGAGAAATATTTCTACTCCCGCTTTTCTACTCCCGCTTGAAGTTATATTTTTCTACCACTTGTTTCTGCAATAACgtcataattaaataaaaaatacctcTTTAgcatgatattatttttatataatggagtaaacttttttttaacaaaaaaacgtgaaaaatcaaaatattcttttccataccatggaaaaaagaaaagaattaggCCTTTATTGTACACAATGTAACATTTAACTCATAATGCGCCTTCAATCGTGGAATATATTTAAAATCGAACCAACTTAAATGGGTATGAAACCTATAAAAGTGAGATCGACCATTGAAGTTTTATTCACATCGAGGTCACAATGACTATATTCCATCATGTACTTATGCAGCAGTATATGTCCATGATTCTGTAGATTACACTTATGGTGGCAGATTCCACCCTCTGCACATGCGTGTAATTAAGGACGTTAAGTCCTAAATAAGTTGAATTTCAAAAGAATTGTTggagctatttttttttaatatcgcCGTATTCtttttttaggaaaatcatCTCAAATCGGTTGATGAACATATACCAATTTGATATCAGTAAAaggcatgagagagagagagagagagagagagagagagagagagagagagagagagagagagagagagagagagagagagagagagagagagagagagagagagagagagagagaggtaagttgtaattttgtaaatgattaaaactACGATAATCATAAATGACCAAGCCAACAGTAACACatgcacataaaaaatattttatgtacaatCATATAATggaattaatcaaatttaaaattatttcttgaGTACAAGAATATTCAGTCTGAGCCTGGGCTTAAAACTCATGCCCTCCGGACGCTTAACACTATCAGTCATATTATCCCGTAATTTTTAAACACGACACCCCTTAACTTTTCGAGAAAAAATGTAATCTTTCTTCGCTGTACAACTTATCTTTAGCAAGTTCAAACCAATGAATTGATTACCGATCCGTGATAGGGTGGCAACTGCTGCAAATAGTAGTCCATACACAACAGGTAAGAAACCATTTTACCTCTAATAATTTATGCGCGTAAtctatatacatataaacattGTTTGCATGTAGTATGATGTATATGGACGTGTATGTGTATACCCAGTGTGTCTGTCAGTGTGTCCCCCTCAAATCTCGGTCAGGAGACACGAATAACGCGGCCACATACAGGTGAAATAATACCGAGTTTTGCCGCTCTGCGTACTGAGCTTTGTGATTATGAATTATCAGAGatactttaaatgtattatttcaaaaacaaatttagttTTTGATATAAGACAGATTCAAAGAAATATTCAGGTGTCTAATTTCAATTTACTCGTACTATTAATAGCTAAATACTTATCATTCCGAATGCACCAAGGAAATAACATATCAAGATACGGGTAGATATACAAGGCCGGTCCACGCTCTAactgtataaataattttctcCTTAGCTTATAATCTTGAActcttttattatatatcaaaCAGGATTTTTGCGTTTTGAACATTTAATGGGgcacatttttttatataaataaataacataaagTCCAGAGGCACATCGATGATGAGCACCGGCTAAAGGTGCACCGAAGTTTTTACACATATTATAGAGTCTTAATAAGCACGGCTCACTTAGAAACACAAAGCTTAAAACACACTTTAAAACTATTCGTACAAATTGGCCATTAATTTGGGATAAAATTGAAGaaggttttaaaatattttgggtaaaatataaattttacaaagatcctatcaatatttcattgattgcaTTCGTAAACAAATTAATACTTGCTATATCTGCTAATTTTTCACATTAATCTAAAAGAAAGAATAGTTCttattttgcataattttatattttgaatccAATATGCTGTTTGCTCAACTGGTTAATTATCAATCATTATCAAGGAAACATCTTTGTCAATTTTTAAGTTGggttaattttacaataatagtaaaattgtacatttattgcatgattgtgagggaaatatgaagatataTTCTGCCATAGAAATTCATATTTCCCgagggaaatatgatttttctgagggaataaatcttcatatttcccgaACGTTCATggaataaattgtttattataccGATCGACAGGtgcatgatacatgtaatcttGAACACACCGGTTTCTAATCGTTTTTCAATTTTAGTAAAGCAATAACGTAGTTAAAGTTTACCGGTTTCTTTCTATAACagttttctgatatcaaaaaggatttaaaacgatttttaatagaatttatcatttaattacatCGTATGCTCGtcctcgggatttttcataaacataaaatgaaagttaGAAGGGATGtgatatgatgaaaaatatgacgattacagggaaatatgaagttttattgCCCTGGCAAGTGATTGTCTAGAACCAATCAAATGTCGCGTTATAAAGAATGAtgatattgaggtataatattaaaaagatatttccaTTTCGTTTTGCTTTCTTCCTTTTTATCTGTATTTCACGGACACCAAATCATCTGTATCCGTAAAGaaatatgtatacatgcaaCTGCAAAAAATCATGATCACAGTTTGCCATTGTGTGCAAGGACGATACGTCAAATTATTCATCACTGCAATCCAATGCACATCTAAACCACGTGTTTTGTATTAATGTTATACTCTAAAATGACCATATATACTTAGgaacaaaatttataatatgACCTATTCTGATTAGCGAGTTACACAACAATCTACCCACCCAATAATGAATTCAAACCAAAtcgttaatttaaaaaaaaattaggctCCTTATTTAATTCAAACAACATTACATTAAGAAAATCATAAAAGGATTCATTGGACAGCAGACACTTCCTATATAAGACCTCTCAATAAAAAAGGTTTCACAATGGATTCCAATTCATTTGGGATGTATGTACcacattttttttggttataaaGTTGAATGTAAAGAAGGACAGAACTTCAAAGGCTTCAAAGACACGCGTCGAGTTAGATGGATTTATATCATCATACAACGTGGGTTAACGTGCCTGTGTGTGGATAACCGTCTCATCTTTTACTTAGGAATAGCTTATTGATTTACAATTTGTCAAATGGAGCTAAACAACCACTTCTAAACTCAAACGTTTAAACAGTTTctgcattttatttcaaattcatgtTTATTCAAGGTATACTTACAAAGGTATTTCGTTTACGGCGTTCGAACCCGGCCTATCACATTAAATATAGATCTATGTCTTTTCCTATATTGTAGGTGGAGAATAATAATTACTAGGTGGAGTATGGGGAGAACAGGAGGACGTGTGAAGATTGTGGCACTTGTTTTGGTTTTTCTGGTTGTCTGCACAGTTGTTGGAGTTGTGACATGGCATTTAACCAAGCATTCTTACCAAAAGGACGATGGAGCTAACTCAAAGAAAGCTTCGTCTGGATTACAGCTAGGAGACACTACTGTCGATGAAAAGCTAGGTGTTAACATTAAACGAAGGACAGAGAATTTTAACGTTTTGACAGGTCAACTTTGGAGCGACCCGACACGTGAAAATGTAAAGCAATGGACAAAATCGAGCGACAATAAAGGAATCGCGGAATGGTCACGTGACCGGAAGTTAGAGGTAACCTTCAAGGAGGAGGGTGGTGTCCCTTGCTATCGGATTGACTGGCAGGTGACGGTTGGTATGGAGACTGTACTGACGGACTGCTGGAATATCGGCGAGGCTCACTGGTACGGGGGATTTGAGGATTACTATCAGCCGTGGCCTCTAGAGAAAAGGTCCAAAAACTTGACGGCTTATGTTCCTCACGATTCGTACCAAAAACTACTTGGTGGAGTGCAAGaaaggtttttcatttcttccAAAGGCGTGGGTGTATACATTGAAGACGATGTGCCACTTTTCATAAGTATCAACGCTTTCAACGACAAACAAATGTGTTTACAAGCTAAATACGTGAGGCACCCTTACCAAAATTTCAGAAGACGTCTTCCTTCACTCAGCTACCATATATGCGTTTCTGAAAACGTGAGATTAATCCACGACTATATGATGAGAACTTTTATAAAACTCAGACCGACGGACATCCCTGATAAGACAATGTTTCGGAAACCGATATGGTCGACATGGGCACAGTATCACAAGGACATTAATGAGTCGCTCGTCTTGGACTTTGCAGATAACATCATCAAGAACAATTTTACCCATTCTCAGTTAGAGATTGACGATGACTGGACTCCAAAGTATGGGGACATGGATTTTAATAATGTAAAGTTTCCTGACCCAAAATCTATGGTGAAGAAGCTGAACGATAAGGGGTTCCGAGTGACTGTTTGGCTGCACCCATTCTTCAACATTGATTCAAACGCTTTTATAGAAGCAGCCTCGAAGTTCTATTTGATCAAGGAATTCGATTCTCTACGACCTGGTTTGACATCGTGGTGGGATGGTAAGCTAGCAGGGATACTTGATGCAACAAATCCTGAAGCAGTGGAATGGTacttaaacaaaacaaagtttCTTCAAGATACATATAACATAAGCTCTTTCAAGTTCGACGCCGGCGAGGTGAACTGGCTTCCTTTTGTGTATTCTGCAAGTTTTGATATTCCAAGCGAATATACCAAACATTGGGCAAGTCTTGCTTACAAATCGGACACCTCAATTCGTCACCAAGAAGCTCGAGTCGGCTCCAGGAGTCAGGATCTACCCATTTTCATCAGAATGTTGGACAAAGACAGCAATTGGGATTACAAAAATGGTTTAAAAACCTTAATTCCCACGGCTTTGACTTTTGGAATTCTGGGATATCCCTTTATACTTCCGGATATGATTGGTGGAAACGCATACAACAGGCAGCCGGAGAAAGAACTTTATATCCGATGGATGCAAGCTAACGCCTTTTTGCCATCGCTGCAGTTTTCAATAGTTCCTTGGCAGTATGATGACGAGGTGATCAACTTGACCCGTCGATACATTCAGCTTCATGGCGACTTCACAGACACCATCATAAGACTCGCCAGAGAGGCAGTGGACACTGCAGCCCCCATCATCAGACCACTGTGGTGGGTGGCGCCGACTGATGAGGCGGCGCTCACAATAGACTCGGAATTTCTCCTCGGAAACGATATTCTTGTAGCACCAGTTTTGGAAAGTGGTGCTCGGTCACGTGATGTGTACTTGCCGCCGGGACAGTGGACTGATGAACTAAGAGGGGGCATAAAACAAGGAGGCTGGCATAGAAACTACAGGGTTGAACTCCATGAACTCCCgtattttaaaaggaaatctGAAATATTGGTATATGTGTAAAAGTAGACTTCTGACTATATATTATGTGCATTTTCTCATGCACGTGATAGcgcttttaaaacattttttttgctcaacttttttgttgtttaGCTGTTTTATGTAAATTCCTTTGTATTAACGTGATAATAAGCAGAAAAGGGATAGTTTAGCtgatcagagagagagagagagagagagagagagaatgtaaAACATTGGGTATGAAAATATCGTTTTTCTTCAAAGATTGCCACGTAacggtatacatgtaccttcatgGCCCTAGCCTGTTAACCAATAAAGAACGTACGttcatttcattgtttacaCATCCCTCGTCTATGCTTCAATTAAATTAAGTATAAGTATGTAAATTAATTTAGTCGTTATTGTCGATCAGAACATTTCACAGATTAAACAGCCAGTTcttccatatatatttacatttgcaaatatgtttccttttaTGTACGTCATCAATTGTACTGAGAAGCCATTTGGGATTCACGGGATTTCATAACTTGACAAACCaagttcatttaaacaataaaatgctctcattggtgattcattcggcatatgaaggtagcgacattgcagaaaaaatacataacccgcgttagcgggttatgtaattttttctgcaatgatcgct is part of the Magallana gigas chromosome 3, xbMagGiga1.1, whole genome shotgun sequence genome and harbors:
- the LOC105340187 gene encoding myogenesis-regulating glycosidase, with amino-acid sequence MGRTGGRVKIVALVLVFLVVCTVVGVVTWHLTKHSYQKDDGANSKKASSGLQLGDTTVDEKLGVNIKRRTENFNVLTGQLWSDPTRENVKQWTKSSDNKGIAEWSRDRKLEVTFKEEGGVPCYRIDWQVTVGMETVLTDCWNIGEAHWYGGFEDYYQPWPLEKRSKNLTAYVPHDSYQKLLGGVQERFFISSKGVGVYIEDDVPLFISINAFNDKQMCLQAKYVRHPYQNFRRRLPSLSYHICVSENVRLIHDYMMRTFIKLRPTDIPDKTMFRKPIWSTWAQYHKDINESLVLDFADNIIKNNFTHSQLEIDDDWTPKYGDMDFNNVKFPDPKSMVKKLNDKGFRVTVWLHPFFNIDSNAFIEAASKFYLIKEFDSLRPGLTSWWDGKLAGILDATNPEAVEWYLNKTKFLQDTYNISSFKFDAGEVNWLPFVYSASFDIPSEYTKHWASLAYKSDTSIRHQEARVGSRSQDLPIFIRMLDKDSNWDYKNGLKTLIPTALTFGILGYPFILPDMIGGNAYNRQPEKELYIRWMQANAFLPSLQFSIVPWQYDDEVINLTRRYIQLHGDFTDTIIRLAREAVDTAAPIIRPLWWVAPTDEAALTIDSEFLLGNDILVAPVLESGARSRDVYLPPGQWTDELRGGIKQGGWHRNYRVELHELPYFKRKSEILVYV